GCGTCCGACACGATCGCCACGGCCTTGTGATCCAGGCGTACGGTCGCGGCGGGCACCGCGGCTTCCAGCGCAGTCATCAGGTCGGCGCGGTGCATGGTGAGCTGCGGAGCGCCGTAGCGGCGCTCGGCATCTTCCTGCATCGGCAGGCGCGACGTTTCTTCACCGGTATCCCACATGCGGCTGATCCGGTGCGAAGGCCGCGCGGCGGTCTCGCGCAGCGCGTCGCCGACGCCAAGGCCGTCCAGCGCGCGCACCGCGTTGGGCGTCAGGTTGATGTCCGCGCCGACCCGGGCAAAGCGGGGCGCCTGTTCATACACCACCGCGTCCAGGCCGAGCCTGCGCAGCGCGATGGCCGCGGCCAGTCCGCCGATGCCGGCGCCGTTGATGCCGATCTTCAAAGTCATGTTGCCGTTCCGGTAACGCCAGCGGGGCGTTCCGGAATCGGTCGGGCACGCGCTGACTTTTATGTTCATAAATGAACTATATGTTCATAAAAAGTCTATGCGCGAGTGGGGCAGCGGGTCAACCAAGGGTTAACGCGTAGCGAATGCAGCTAGTCCGGTTGCCGCCCGAAGCTGCCGACAATGCCTTTGCGGAACGCCAGCACGCAGATGACAAAGATGAAGCCGGTCACCATCGACACCGATTCGCCAAGCCCGTTGAACCACTGGAGCCCGGTGGCCGAGGCCAGCAGGTTGCCGATGTCGCCCAGCTTGTTCTCCAGCGCCACGATCACGAAGGCGCCGACGATGGGGCCGGCCAAAGTGCCCAGCCCGCCGACCAGCGTCATCAGGATCACCAGCCCCGACATCGACCAGTGCACGTCGCTGAGGGTCTCGAAGCCCAGCACCAGCGCCTTGACCGAACCCGCCAGACCCGCGAGCGCCGCCGACAGCACGAAGGCAGCCAGCTTGAAGCGGTCGACGTCATAGCCCAGCGAGATCGCGCGCGGCTCGTTCTCCTTGATCGCCTTCAGGATCTGGCCGAACGGCGAATGCACCGTGCGCACGATCAGCGCGAACGCCGCCACGACGATCGCCAGCGCCACGTAGTACAGCGTCAGGTCATTGGACAGCGGCAGCACGCCGAACAGCTTGCCGCGCGGGATGCCCTGCAGCCCGTCCTCGCCGCCGGTGAACGGCGCCTGCAGGCAGAGGAAGAACAGCATCTGCGCCAACGCCAGCGTGATCATCGAGAAGTAGATGCCCTGGCGCCGGATCGCCAGCGCCCCCATCACCAGGCCGACCAGCGCGCCGGTTCCCGTGCCCAGCAGCAGCCCGATCTCGGGCGTCACGCCCCACACCTTTATGGCGTGGCCGGCCGCATAGCCCGCACCGCCGAAGAACGCCGCATGGCCGAACGACAGCAGGCCGGCATAGCCGATCAGCAGGTTGAACGCGCACGCGAACAGCGCGAAGCAGAGCACCTTGAGCACAAACACCGGATACGCGCCAGCCAGCGGCGCGGCCAGCAGGCAAGCCAGCAGCGCGCCGTAGAGCGCCCGCTTCGGCAGGCGGCGCGCGGCCTGTGCCGGCTGCATGCCGAGGGTAGCGATAGTCGATCC
This genomic window from Cupriavidus oxalaticus contains:
- a CDS encoding branched-chain amino acid ABC transporter permease — protein: MNGSTIATLGMQPAQAARRLPKRALYGALLACLLAAPLAGAYPVFVLKVLCFALFACAFNLLIGYAGLLSFGHAAFFGGAGYAAGHAIKVWGVTPEIGLLLGTGTGALVGLVMGALAIRRQGIYFSMITLALAQMLFFLCLQAPFTGGEDGLQGIPRGKLFGVLPLSNDLTLYYVALAIVVAAFALIVRTVHSPFGQILKAIKENEPRAISLGYDVDRFKLAAFVLSAALAGLAGSVKALVLGFETLSDVHWSMSGLVILMTLVGGLGTLAGPIVGAFVIVALENKLGDIGNLLASATGLQWFNGLGESVSMVTGFIFVICVLAFRKGIVGSFGRQPD